One window of Chroococcidiopsis sp. TS-821 genomic DNA carries:
- the bchL gene encoding ferredoxin:protochlorophyllide reductase (ATP-dependent) iron-sulfur ATP-binding protein, producing MKLAVYGKGGIGKSTTSCNISVALAKRGKKVLQIGCDPKHDSTFTLTGFLIPTIIDTLQEKDYHYEDVWPEDVIYKGYGGVDCVEAGGPPAGAGCGGYVVGETVKLLKELNAFDEYDVILFDVLGDVVCGGFAAPLNYADYCMIVTDNGFDALFAANRIAASVREKARTHPLRLAGLIGNRTAKRDLIDKYVESVPMPVLEVLPLIEDIRVSRVKGKTLFEMAERDPSLEYVCDYYLNIADQILARPEGVVPNDAPDRELFSLLSDFYLNPAKPQVMSQEEELDLMMV from the coding sequence GTGAAACTTGCGGTCTACGGAAAAGGTGGCATTGGGAAATCCACAACAAGCTGTAATATATCGGTCGCGCTAGCTAAACGCGGCAAAAAGGTTTTGCAGATCGGTTGCGACCCAAAGCACGATAGTACTTTTACACTTACAGGATTTTTGATTCCCACAATTATCGATACGCTTCAGGAAAAAGATTACCACTACGAAGATGTTTGGCCTGAAGATGTGATTTACAAAGGCTATGGTGGTGTAGACTGCGTGGAAGCAGGAGGACCACCCGCTGGTGCAGGTTGTGGCGGTTATGTCGTCGGTGAAACAGTTAAGCTCCTCAAGGAACTTAATGCCTTTGATGAGTATGATGTGATTTTATTTGACGTTTTAGGCGACGTTGTATGTGGCGGATTTGCCGCGCCACTCAACTATGCAGATTACTGCATGATTGTCACAGATAACGGCTTTGATGCTTTGTTTGCAGCAAACCGGATTGCAGCTTCTGTCCGCGAAAAAGCCCGCACGCACCCCTTGCGTTTAGCTGGTTTAATCGGCAACCGCACAGCAAAGCGCGATTTAATTGATAAATACGTAGAATCCGTGCCAATGCCCGTATTGGAAGTTCTACCTTTAATCGAAGATATTCGCGTTTCGCGCGTTAAGGGCAAAACTTTGTTTGAGATGGCGGAACGCGACCCATCGCTAGAGTATGTTTGCGACTACTACTTAAATATTGCAGATCAAATCTTGGCGCGTCCAGAGGGAGTGGTTCCAAATGACGCTCCCGATCGCGAGTTATTCTCGTTGCTATCTGACTTTTACCTTAATCCCGCTAAACCACAGGTAATGAGTCAAGAAGAAGAACTAGATTTGATGATGGTTTGA
- a CDS encoding EAL domain-containing protein, whose translation MGRSQRKARRVCAQEGVLNRITSRIRKSLELQEILTTTVEEVRAFLNTERVKIYRFDSDGSGEVVAESIHGKRLPSLLGLHFPADDIPPQAREMFVKTRQRVIVDVIAQRKALNQLDSPETGESLLVEDIRYSPIDPCHAEYLSNMGVYSSLTLPILHQNQLWGLLVSHHSQPRQVSQRELEVVQLLVDQLSIAISQSNLLQQTRQQVQHEATLNQISCLLHSPASVTEIRQTVLEEIVKALQGSGGRLYITAEPTGEPAQLYTCGEQPCCKLEESAYWQQIMGFPQATVNPPQYKYKELRLPNLSTQENIGVSTECIIPSAMPHLRTISDLYEEPQFELASAFMATAIRSILIMPLQYRQNCVGCFTIFRNEIETETLWAGKVNHDERNIRPRESFAAWREIKKGQAQAWSLNEVKLAQALGNHLYMAVMQRRVEDMFRHQASHDPLTGLPNRILFEDRLSLALAQAYRRGEMLAVAFLDLDRFKTINDTLGHAVGDELLQSVAQRLLGCLREGDTIARWGGDEFTLLLPQISCPEEAAKLAQRILSSFATPFRIGDCELHITTSIGIALAPYDGEDTATLLKNADATMYRAKQQGKNNFQLYAPEMNKKALEQLVLANHLYKALNHDQFLLHYQPQLNLKTGQIVALEALIRWQHPELGLVPPNQFIPLAEETGLIGAIGEWVLQAACTQNRAWQLAGLPPMRIAVNLSARQFQQKISKTIARVLAETGLDPSYLEVEITESIAMQDVNFTISVLQELKDMGVSIAMDDFGTGYSSLATLRRFPLHTLKVAREFVNDITTDQKDAAIIKSIVALGHGLELNVIAEGVETLEQLKFLHAVKCDGMQGYLFSKPLAADAAIQFCQQHSALAIPLN comes from the coding sequence ATGGGACGATCGCAACGCAAAGCACGCCGTGTTTGCGCTCAAGAAGGGGTACTAAATCGCATTACTAGTCGTATTCGTAAATCTTTGGAATTGCAAGAAATTTTGACAACGACTGTTGAGGAAGTACGCGCGTTTCTCAATACAGAACGAGTGAAGATTTATCGATTTGATTCGGATGGGAGTGGTGAAGTCGTTGCAGAATCAATACACGGTAAGCGGCTTCCTTCACTGTTAGGACTACATTTCCCTGCTGATGATATACCACCGCAAGCGCGGGAGATGTTTGTAAAAACTCGCCAACGCGTCATTGTGGATGTTATCGCCCAAAGAAAAGCCCTGAATCAACTTGATAGCCCAGAAACCGGAGAAAGCCTGTTAGTAGAAGATATTCGCTATAGCCCGATCGATCCTTGTCATGCAGAATATCTTTCCAATATGGGCGTATACTCTTCGCTCACGTTACCAATTTTACACCAAAATCAGCTTTGGGGCTTGCTCGTTTCGCATCACAGTCAACCCCGACAGGTTTCTCAAAGAGAATTGGAAGTGGTACAGTTGCTTGTCGATCAACTATCGATTGCAATTTCTCAATCGAATTTGTTGCAGCAAACACGCCAACAAGTGCAGCACGAAGCAACGTTGAATCAAATTAGTTGCTTGCTGCATTCTCCTGCAAGCGTGACAGAAATTCGCCAAACCGTTTTAGAAGAGATTGTCAAAGCTTTACAAGGTTCTGGAGGTAGGCTGTACATTACCGCAGAGCCGACGGGCGAGCCGGCGCAATTATATACTTGTGGCGAGCAACCGTGCTGTAAACTGGAAGAAAGTGCGTATTGGCAGCAAATAATGGGCTTCCCACAAGCAACTGTCAACCCTCCTCAGTATAAATATAAAGAGTTGCGTTTACCGAACTTATCGACACAAGAAAATATCGGAGTATCCACTGAATGCATTATACCTTCAGCAATGCCCCATTTACGAACAATTAGCGATTTGTATGAAGAACCGCAGTTCGAGTTGGCTTCAGCTTTTATGGCAACGGCGATTCGCTCAATCTTGATTATGCCGTTGCAGTATCGTCAAAATTGTGTCGGATGTTTTACGATTTTTCGCAATGAAATCGAAACCGAAACTTTGTGGGCGGGGAAAGTTAACCACGATGAACGCAATATTCGTCCGCGCGAGTCGTTTGCAGCCTGGCGCGAAATTAAAAAAGGACAAGCGCAAGCGTGGAGTCTTAATGAAGTTAAACTTGCACAAGCGCTAGGAAATCATTTGTACATGGCGGTGATGCAGCGACGCGTAGAAGATATGTTTCGCCATCAAGCATCGCACGATCCACTCACAGGGCTACCAAATCGCATACTTTTTGAAGATCGACTGTCGCTAGCACTCGCACAAGCGTATCGACGGGGTGAAATGTTAGCTGTGGCGTTTCTTGATTTAGACCGCTTCAAAACAATCAATGATACGCTAGGGCATGCGGTAGGAGATGAGCTACTACAAAGTGTGGCGCAAAGATTGCTAGGGTGTTTGCGCGAAGGCGATACGATCGCCCGCTGGGGAGGCGATGAATTTACCTTGCTACTACCGCAAATTAGCTGTCCAGAAGAAGCGGCTAAACTCGCACAAAGAATTTTATCATCGTTTGCAACTCCGTTTCGGATTGGCGATTGCGAACTACACATCACAACCAGCATCGGTATTGCCTTAGCACCCTACGATGGCGAAGATACAGCAACGCTTCTCAAAAATGCAGATGCGACGATGTACCGCGCTAAGCAGCAAGGAAAAAATAACTTTCAGCTGTACGCGCCGGAGATGAATAAAAAAGCCTTAGAGCAACTTGTTTTAGCAAATCATCTTTATAAAGCATTAAATCACGATCAGTTTTTGTTACACTATCAGCCACAACTCAATTTAAAAACTGGTCAAATCGTCGCGCTTGAAGCATTGATTCGCTGGCAACATCCAGAGTTAGGGCTAGTTCCTCCCAATCAGTTTATTCCGCTAGCAGAAGAAACCGGATTAATCGGAGCAATTGGTGAGTGGGTGCTGCAAGCAGCTTGTACGCAAAACCGCGCTTGGCAACTTGCAGGGTTACCACCGATGCGGATTGCGGTGAATCTTTCTGCACGCCAGTTTCAACAAAAAATATCAAAAACTATTGCTCGCGTTCTTGCTGAAACAGGACTCGATCCAAGTTATCTAGAAGTTGAAATTACGGAAAGCATTGCAATGCAAGATGTCAACTTCACAATCAGCGTTCTTCAAGAACTAAAAGACATGGGCGTTTCCATTGCGATGGATGATTTTGGCACTGGCTACTCTTCGCTAGCGACACTCCGGCGTTTTCCGCTACATACACTAAAGGTGGCGCGTGAATTTGTCAACGATATCACGACGGATCAAAAAGATGCAGCGATAATTAAATCAATCGTCGCGCTCGGACACGGGTTAGAATTAAACGTGATTGCTGAAGGTGTTGAAACTTTAGAACAGTTAAAATTTTTACACGCAGTCAAATGCGATGGCATGCAAGGCTACTTGTTTAGTAAACCTTTGGCGGCAGATGCTGCGATCCAATTTTGTCAGCAACACTCAGCATTAGCAATACCGCTCAACTAG
- a CDS encoding CHAD domain-containing protein, whose protein sequence is MTLITNKAHTLGDWASLAIQKHFEKFLKHEANVLKDKHPEDLHQMRVGMRRLRSAITGFAPAIDLPKPAQEKKIGNIARILGELRDLDVLREALEKKYQPTLPGKEKKSLDKVLSQLDKRRAQAFAQVKTTLEGDAYQSLKQSLTKWLKQPSYHRIAHMPIQEVLPDLLSPQVSQLLLHPGWLVGTEVKDGEIHILQDLSPAMVEQQLTEDGPLLHDLRKEAKRTRYQMEVFSDFYGETYNTYLEEVKRIQSILGQIQDSFVLAEFMTDSLRSEMKSHLPNLANQLTGANYQSWQEWQSIHQRYLNPETRNNFRAMILQPNAEITQ, encoded by the coding sequence ATGACACTAATTACCAATAAAGCTCATACCTTAGGAGACTGGGCATCCCTAGCAATTCAAAAACATTTTGAGAAATTTCTCAAGCACGAAGCCAACGTCCTCAAAGACAAACATCCTGAAGACTTACACCAAATGCGCGTGGGTATGCGTCGTCTACGCAGTGCAATAACTGGATTTGCACCAGCCATTGACTTGCCAAAACCCGCACAAGAAAAAAAAATCGGCAATATTGCTCGCATTTTAGGTGAATTACGCGATCTCGATGTCTTGCGCGAAGCGTTAGAGAAAAAGTATCAGCCGACTTTACCAGGAAAAGAAAAAAAGTCGCTGGATAAAGTTCTCTCTCAGCTAGATAAACGACGTGCTCAAGCGTTTGCTCAAGTCAAAACAACCTTAGAAGGCGACGCTTATCAGTCCCTCAAGCAGTCTTTAACAAAATGGCTCAAGCAACCTTCGTATCATCGAATTGCTCATATGCCAATTCAGGAAGTCTTACCAGACTTACTCTCACCACAAGTCAGTCAATTACTTCTACATCCTGGCTGGTTAGTTGGTACTGAAGTCAAAGACGGCGAAATACATATCCTACAGGATCTCTCGCCAGCAATGGTAGAACAGCAACTTACAGAAGATGGTCCGCTGCTGCACGATTTACGCAAAGAAGCAAAGCGTACCCGCTACCAAATGGAAGTCTTTAGTGACTTCTACGGCGAAACTTACAATACTTATCTCGAAGAAGTTAAGCGAATTCAGAGCATTTTAGGTCAAATTCAAGATAGCTTTGTTTTAGCTGAGTTTATGACAGATTCTTTGCGCTCAGAAATGAAAAGCCATTTACCAAACTTGGCGAACCAACTCACAGGCGCAAATTACCAATCATGGCAAGAGTGGCAAAGTATCCATCAGCGGTACTTGAACCCTGAAACAAGAAATAACTTTCGGGCAATGATTTTGCAGCCGAATGCAGAAATCACTCAATAA
- a CDS encoding TIGR02450 family Trp-rich protein: protein MVKKKQKFPYLVGSKWTAQQKVDGWRHFVVVNRKNEGKWLFAEMVAACDPNVRFWLNAKLLKDRSQWQAGWQSLKDIAELNELATGEF, encoded by the coding sequence ATGGTAAAAAAAAAGCAGAAGTTTCCTTATTTAGTTGGCTCCAAGTGGACGGCACAGCAAAAAGTCGATGGCTGGCGTCATTTTGTAGTTGTCAACCGCAAAAATGAAGGTAAGTGGTTGTTTGCAGAAATGGTTGCAGCGTGCGATCCTAATGTGCGGTTTTGGCTGAATGCTAAATTACTTAAAGACCGTTCGCAGTGGCAAGCTGGCTGGCAATCCTTAAAAGATATTGCTGAACTTAATGAACTGGCAACAGGTGAATTTTGA
- a CDS encoding ferredoxin:protochlorophyllide reductase (ATP-dependent) subunit N produces MSVAQAEALNFECETGNYHTFCPISCVAWLYQKIEDSFFLVIGTKTCGYFLQNAMGVMIFAEPRYAMAELEEGDISAQLNDYDELKRLCLQIKRDRNPSVIVWIGTCTTEIIKMDLEGLAPKLEAEIGIPIVVARANGLDYAFTQGEDTVLAAMAVRCPDKAPEAEKSDRNAIQKLLNFGKKKEEVAQEEAEYVNHPPLVLFGSLPDPVVTQLTLELKKQGIKVSGWLPAKRYAELPVLEEGYYVAGVNPFLSRTATTLMRRRKCKLIGAPFPIGPDGSRAWIEKICSVFGVTPKGLEEREAQIWASLEDYLQLIRGKSVFFMGDNLLEISLARFLIRCGMTVPEIGIPYMDKRYQAAELALLEKTCQEMGVALPKIVEKPDNYNQIQRIKELHPDLVITGMAHANPLEARGINTKWSVEFTFAQIHGFTNARDILELVTRPLRRNNNLKDLGWEKLVKEEAKV; encoded by the coding sequence ATGAGTGTTGCGCAAGCTGAAGCTTTAAATTTTGAGTGCGAAACTGGAAATTATCATACTTTTTGTCCAATTAGCTGTGTAGCGTGGTTGTACCAGAAGATCGAAGATAGTTTCTTTTTGGTGATTGGTACGAAAACCTGTGGTTACTTTTTGCAGAATGCGATGGGGGTGATGATTTTTGCCGAACCTCGTTACGCAATGGCGGAGTTAGAAGAAGGTGATATTTCGGCGCAGTTGAATGACTATGACGAATTAAAGCGGTTGTGTTTGCAAATTAAGCGCGATCGCAACCCTAGCGTAATTGTTTGGATTGGGACTTGTACCACTGAAATTATCAAAATGGATTTGGAAGGCTTAGCGCCAAAGCTAGAAGCCGAAATCGGAATTCCAATTGTGGTAGCGCGGGCGAATGGTTTAGATTACGCGTTTACCCAAGGGGAAGATACGGTACTCGCCGCAATGGCAGTACGCTGTCCAGATAAAGCACCAGAAGCGGAAAAAAGCGATCGCAACGCGATTCAAAAACTACTCAACTTTGGCAAGAAAAAAGAAGAAGTTGCGCAAGAAGAAGCTGAGTACGTCAATCATCCACCACTCGTTTTGTTTGGTTCGCTTCCCGATCCGGTAGTGACGCAATTAACGTTGGAACTGAAAAAGCAGGGTATCAAAGTTTCTGGATGGCTTCCTGCAAAGCGTTATGCGGAATTGCCAGTTTTAGAAGAAGGTTATTATGTTGCGGGTGTCAACCCCTTTTTGAGTCGAACAGCCACAACACTAATGCGGCGACGCAAGTGTAAACTCATTGGCGCGCCTTTTCCCATTGGTCCTGATGGTAGTCGTGCTTGGATAGAAAAAATTTGTTCTGTCTTTGGCGTAACTCCTAAAGGATTAGAAGAACGCGAAGCACAAATTTGGGCAAGTTTAGAAGACTATCTTCAGTTAATTCGTGGCAAGTCAGTGTTCTTTATGGGCGATAACTTGCTGGAAATTTCGCTAGCGCGTTTCTTAATTCGCTGCGGTATGACAGTGCCAGAAATTGGTATTCCTTATATGGACAAGCGCTACCAAGCTGCAGAATTAGCTTTATTAGAGAAAACATGCCAAGAAATGGGTGTGGCGTTACCTAAGATTGTGGAAAAGCCAGATAACTACAATCAAATTCAACGCATTAAAGAACTCCATCCCGATCTAGTAATTACTGGGATGGCGCACGCTAATCCTTTGGAAGCACGGGGAATTAACACGAAATGGTCAGTTGAGTTTACTTTTGCACAAATTCATGGCTTTACTAACGCGCGTGACATTCTGGAATTAGTAACTCGTCCGCTACGTCGTAATAATAATCTCAAAGATTTAGGTTGGGAGAAGCTTGTGAAGGAAGAAGCGAAAGTTTGA
- a CDS encoding DUF5331 domain-containing protein — MAFFEDLKISLREKWLRFFQANRSWLNLYMDAASVATPDGGKRPASYLILGVVNALEPQIAQLMLPFSKLNPDVDSLIEVLELNFDPNLALENNPIPVSEQPTTEPNQESPLSDAEIANMLPPQNEGVTETVTVIQSLTQLSDMPYEETVSPYYEESSQEEAAPEGNQRSNGDVISRLFPNF, encoded by the coding sequence ATGGCTTTTTTTGAAGATTTAAAAATTTCCTTGAGAGAGAAGTGGTTGCGTTTCTTTCAAGCAAATCGTTCTTGGCTTAATTTGTACATGGATGCAGCGTCTGTAGCAACTCCTGACGGTGGCAAACGACCAGCATCTTACCTCATCCTAGGCGTTGTAAATGCCCTAGAACCGCAAATAGCGCAGTTAATGCTGCCATTTTCTAAGCTAAATCCAGATGTGGATAGCCTTATTGAAGTTTTAGAGTTAAATTTTGACCCTAACTTAGCGCTAGAAAATAACCCGATACCCGTTAGCGAACAACCCACAACTGAACCAAATCAAGAATCACCTTTATCGGATGCAGAAATTGCAAACATGCTACCACCACAAAATGAAGGTGTCACAGAAACTGTCACCGTTATTCAATCGCTGACACAATTAAGCGATATGCCATATGAGGAAACAGTCAGTCCTTACTATGAGGAATCCAGCCAAGAAGAAGCCGCACCTGAAGGTAATCAGCGCAGTAATGGTGATGTAATTTCGCGTTTATTTCCAAACTTTTAA